In one Nicotiana tomentosiformis chromosome 6, ASM39032v3, whole genome shotgun sequence genomic region, the following are encoded:
- the LOC104118411 gene encoding protein RGF1 INDUCIBLE TRANSCRIPTION FACTOR 1: MGIQKPSWLEALYMEKFFVPCSIHESAKKNEKNVCCLDCCISICPHCVTSHRFHRLLQIRRYVYHEVVRLEDLENLIDCSNIQAYTINNAKVVFIKKRPQNRQFKGGNYCTSCDRSLQEPYIHCSLGCKVEFVLMHNKDLSPFLRKCTTLQLSPDFFIPQDMADDDMANETAHSTVVDNDEPCGSSSSGSGSENMSFPCTEFVRKKRSGMHVCGRTANNYKDIIEEDMATSMSRRKGIPQRSPLC; this comes from the exons ATG GGAATTCAGAAGCCATCTTGGTTGGAAGCTCTTTACATGGAGAAATTCTTTGTTCCATGTTCAATTCATGAGAGTGCAAAGAAGAATGAGAAGAATGTTTGTTGTTTGGATTGTTGCATAAGTATTTGTCCTCATTGTGTGACATCTCATCGTTTCCACAGATTACTTCAAATTAGACGTTATGTATATCATGAAGTTGTTCGACTTGAAGATTTAGAGAACCTTATAGATTGCTCCAATATTCAG GCATATACAATAAACAATGCTAAGGTGGTTTTTATCAAGAAAAGGCCTCAAAACAGGCAATTCAAAGGAGGAAATTATTGCACTTCTTGTGATAGGAGTCTTCAAGAACCATACATCCATTGCTCTCTAGGGTGCAAG GTAGAGTTTGTGCTAATGCACAACAAGGACCTTTCTCCATTTCTAAGAAAATGCACAACTCTACAACTTAGTCCAGACTTCTTTATCCCTCAAGACATGGCCGATGATGACATGGCGAACGAGACAGCTCATTCAACGGTCGTGGACAACGACGAGCCATGCGGCTCGTCGTCGTCCGGCTCGGGATCGGAAAACATGAGCTTTCCCTGCACTGAGTTTGTAAGGAAGAAGAGAAGTGGAATGCATGTATGTGGAAGAACAGCTAATAACTATAAGGACATTATAGAGGAGGACATGGCTACTAGTATGAGTAGAAGAAAAGGCATTCCTCAAAGATCTCCATTGTGTTAG